A portion of the Polaribacter cellanae genome contains these proteins:
- a CDS encoding GNAT family N-acetyltransferase, whose translation MDNSISIRTAKLTDLEALREFEQGLIEAERPLDPFLGKGKLHYYNIPKMIAANNIHLIVAVSNTELVASGYVRVENSKQYHKNPTHGYVGFIYVKPLFRGKKISNFILESLKSWAKNKGLNELRLDVYHNNSSAIKSYEHFGFKKSMIHMRIDI comes from the coding sequence ATGGATAATTCTATTTCAATTAGAACTGCAAAATTAACCGATTTAGAAGCCTTACGAGAATTTGAACAAGGACTTATTGAGGCAGAAAGACCATTAGACCCTTTTTTAGGTAAAGGTAAATTACATTATTACAACATCCCTAAAATGATTGCTGCAAACAACATCCATTTAATTGTGGCTGTTTCTAATACAGAATTGGTAGCTTCTGGATATGTAAGAGTAGAGAACTCTAAACAGTATCATAAAAACCCAACACATGGTTATGTAGGTTTTATCTATGTAAAACCTTTATTTAGAGGAAAAAAAATTAGTAACTTTATTTTAGAGTCTTTAAAATCTTGGGCAAAAAATAAAGGTTTAAACGAATTAAGATTAGACGTATATCACAACAATTCATCTGCCATAAAATCGTACGAACATTTTGGTTTTAAAAAGAGTATGATTCATATGAGAATAGATATTTAA
- a CDS encoding sterol desaturase family protein — MNNKITEIDFSNIFVIIPLILIFTLIIFVRYLAFSGVYHWVFLHKFREKLKHRILNKKPLKKKQVRKEIYWSLISGLIFGAVAVLIYYLWSINYTAIYLDFNTYSLWYFPLSIFAFLFIQDTYYYWIHRWMHLPKIYKFFHKIHHKSVHTTVFTAFSFHPYETVLQAIFLPVIVIFLPMHLYALFAVLLIMTLSATINHAGIEIYPSGKLGNWFKKWIIGATHHDFHHTKFNFNFGLYFTFWDRLMKTELEEKKS, encoded by the coding sequence ATGAATAATAAAATTACAGAAATCGATTTTAGTAATATTTTTGTAATTATACCTTTAATATTAATATTTACGCTAATTATTTTCGTAAGGTATTTAGCATTTTCAGGCGTTTATCATTGGGTTTTCTTACATAAATTTAGAGAAAAACTAAAACATAGAATTTTAAATAAAAAGCCTCTAAAAAAGAAACAGGTTCGTAAAGAAATTTATTGGTCTTTAATTAGTGGTTTAATTTTTGGTGCAGTTGCAGTTCTCATTTATTATTTGTGGTCCATTAATTACACTGCTATTTATTTAGATTTTAATACCTATTCTTTGTGGTATTTTCCACTAAGTATTTTTGCTTTTTTGTTTATTCAAGATACTTATTATTACTGGATTCATAGATGGATGCACCTTCCTAAAATCTATAAATTCTTTCATAAAATTCATCATAAAAGTGTGCATACGACTGTTTTTACAGCGTTTTCTTTTCATCCTTATGAAACTGTTTTGCAAGCGATTTTCTTGCCTGTAATCGTAATTTTCTTACCTATGCATTTATATGCTTTGTTTGCTGTTTTGTTAATAATGACACTTTCTGCCACCATAAATCATGCAGGAATTGAAATTTATCCTTCAGGAAAACTAGGAAATTGGTTTAAAAAATGGATTATTGGAGCAACGCATCACGATTTTCATCACACAAAATTTAACTTTAATTTTGGTTTGTATTTTACGTTTTGGGATCGGTTGATGAAAACTGAATTGGAAGAAAAAAAGAGCTAA
- a CDS encoding DUF4296 domain-containing protein, translating to MKKISTLFIVILLVSCTSNTIFKKPKDLIPQDTMSLLLQEMMIASSAKFINNKHNQKDINYMSFVYDKFKIDSTRFMASNFYYMSKIDLYQKLLDSAKSDLEKRSVFFKKQKKVLDSIRKDSIENILKIQVKLDSLENVTDSLDIDSLLDSIK from the coding sequence ATGAAAAAAATAAGCACACTTTTTATTGTAATTTTATTGGTTTCTTGTACAAGTAACACCATTTTTAAAAAACCAAAAGACTTAATTCCACAAGATACTATGAGTCTTTTATTGCAAGAAATGATGATTGCAAGTAGTGCCAAATTTATCAATAATAAACACAACCAAAAAGACATTAATTACATGTCTTTTGTATACGATAAATTTAAGATTGATAGTACTCGATTTATGGCTAGTAACTTTTACTATATGTCTAAAATAGATTTGTATCAAAAATTACTTGATAGTGCAAAATCGGATTTAGAAAAAAGAAGTGTTTTTTTTAAGAAACAAAAAAAAGTTTTAGATTCTATTCGAAAAGATTCTATCGAGAATATATTAAAAATACAAGTGAAGCTAGATAGTTTAGAAAATGTAACCGATTCTTTAGATATAGATTCACTTCTAGACTCTATTAAATAA
- a CDS encoding polyprenol monophosphomannose synthase, whose translation MSDALVIIPTYNEKENIEAIIRAVFNQKKAFHILVVDDNSPDGTGTIVGNLMAEFPNKLFIEKRKEKNGLGTAYIHGFKWALQRNYDYIIEMDADFSHNPKDLVRLYNACHKNGGDVSIGSRYSQGVNVVNWPIKRVLLSYFASKYVRFITRIPVFDTTAGFVCWKRKVLETISLDKIKFIGYAFQIEMKFKAWKYGFNIKEVSVVFTDRTLGESKMSGNIISEALFGVIKMRINGLSKD comes from the coding sequence ATGTCAGACGCGCTAGTTATAATTCCCACTTACAACGAAAAAGAAAACATCGAAGCCATTATTAGAGCTGTTTTCAATCAAAAAAAAGCGTTTCATATATTAGTTGTCGACGATAATTCGCCTGATGGAACTGGAACAATCGTAGGTAATTTAATGGCTGAATTTCCAAATAAACTTTTTATCGAAAAAAGAAAAGAAAAAAATGGACTGGGAACTGCCTATATTCATGGTTTTAAATGGGCTTTGCAACGAAATTACGATTACATTATAGAAATGGATGCAGATTTTTCCCACAACCCAAAAGATTTGGTTCGTTTGTATAATGCTTGCCATAAAAATGGTGGAGATGTTTCTATAGGTTCCAGATATTCGCAAGGTGTAAATGTGGTAAACTGGCCAATAAAAAGAGTTTTATTATCTTATTTTGCATCGAAATATGTGCGGTTTATAACTAGAATTCCTGTTTTTGATACCACTGCTGGTTTTGTTTGCTGGAAACGTAAGGTTTTGGAAACCATAAGTTTAGATAAAATTAAGTTTATTGGATATGCTTTTCAAATAGAAATGAAATTTAAAGCATGGAAATATGGTTTTAACATTAAAGAAGTTTCTGTCGTTTTTACTGATAGAACCTTAGGAGAATCTAAAATGAGTGGGAATATTATTTCTGAAGCACTTTTTGGAGTGATAAAAATGAGAATAAACGGATTATCAAAAGATTAA
- a CDS encoding NAD-dependent epimerase/dehydratase family protein → MILVTGGTGLVGAHLLYHLIKNDEKIRAIYRSKEKIEAVKKVFSYYSNDATLIAKIEWFKADITEVPAMIPAFVGVKKVYHCAAFISFNPKDYREMRKVNIYGTAIIVNLSIDAKIDKLCFVGSIASVGDSLNGGLITEENEWNKEADNSGYSITKFGAEMEVWRASLEEIDVAIVNPGVILGSGFWNAGSGKLFSQVYNGLKYYTEGVTGFVGVQDVVKAMILFMNSDIKNERFILVSENKSFKEIFFLIADAFGKKRPSKKIKSWQTAIFWRFAIFVSKITGVTPLLSKYSARSAHSVSKYSSAKFKETFNFKFEKIECVIKKVSKNFEE, encoded by the coding sequence ATGATTTTAGTAACAGGAGGAACAGGTTTAGTAGGTGCACATTTGTTGTATCATTTAATTAAAAATGATGAAAAAATTCGTGCTATTTATCGTTCTAAAGAAAAAATAGAAGCCGTTAAAAAAGTTTTTTCTTATTATTCTAATGATGCAACTTTAATAGCTAAAATTGAGTGGTTTAAAGCAGATATTACTGAAGTTCCAGCTATGATTCCTGCTTTTGTTGGTGTTAAAAAAGTGTATCATTGTGCTGCTTTTATTTCTTTTAATCCGAAAGATTATAGAGAAATGCGAAAGGTAAATATTTACGGAACTGCAATTATCGTAAACCTTTCTATTGATGCAAAAATCGATAAACTTTGTTTTGTTGGTTCAATAGCTTCTGTGGGCGATTCTTTAAATGGAGGTTTAATTACCGAAGAAAACGAGTGGAATAAAGAAGCAGATAATAGTGGTTATTCGATTACAAAATTTGGTGCAGAAATGGAGGTTTGGCGAGCAAGTTTAGAGGAAATAGATGTCGCAATTGTAAATCCTGGAGTAATTTTAGGAAGTGGGTTTTGGAATGCAGGTTCTGGGAAATTATTCTCTCAAGTTTATAATGGGTTAAAGTATTACACAGAAGGAGTTACAGGTTTTGTAGGTGTACAAGATGTGGTAAAAGCTATGATTTTATTCATGAATTCCGATATTAAGAACGAGCGTTTCATTTTAGTTTCAGAAAATAAATCTTTTAAAGAAATTTTCTTTTTAATAGCAGATGCATTTGGTAAAAAACGGCCTTCAAAAAAAATAAAATCTTGGCAAACAGCAATTTTTTGGCGTTTTGCTATTTTTGTTTCTAAAATTACAGGAGTTACACCTTTATTGAGTAAATATTCGGCGAGAAGTGCACATTCAGTATCTAAATATTCTTCAGCAAAATTTAAGGAAACTTTTAATTTTAAGTTTGAGAAAATAGAGTGTGTGATAAAAAAAGTGAGCAAAAATTTCGAAGAATAG
- a CDS encoding lysylphosphatidylglycerol synthase transmembrane domain-containing protein — MNIKKILKTILPLTLGGFLVWYSLSEISLETLGKYFKEANYSWIFLGLFFGILSHLSRAYRWKFMLEPLGFKPRFTNSVLAVLVGYLVNLALPRAGEISRATVMANYEKIPFEKCFGTIVAERIADLIMMLSIVAITLFLQFDFIYELLTKNFNPTRIITGLVLFIIAFFIFRFYLKKANSGFLLKIKTFISGLIEGITSIFKLKNKWTFIFHTIFIWAMYVAMFWATIPAIEGLNVPIGGILIGFIAGGFAIAATNGGIGLYPVAVAGALALFGISEEPAIAFGWIMWTAQTAMIVIFGGLAFLLLPIYNRKQTLIPKN; from the coding sequence TTGAACATTAAAAAAATCTTAAAAACCATATTACCTCTCACTTTGGGAGGTTTTTTAGTTTGGTATTCCTTATCAGAAATTTCTTTAGAAACTTTAGGAAAATACTTTAAAGAAGCCAATTATAGTTGGATTTTTCTTGGATTGTTTTTCGGAATTTTAAGCCACCTTTCTAGAGCTTATAGATGGAAGTTTATGTTAGAACCTTTAGGGTTTAAACCCAGATTTACCAATAGTGTTTTGGCAGTTTTAGTTGGTTATTTGGTAAATTTAGCTTTGCCAAGAGCTGGGGAAATTTCCAGAGCAACTGTAATGGCAAACTACGAGAAAATCCCTTTCGAAAAATGTTTTGGAACCATTGTCGCAGAAAGAATTGCAGATTTAATAATGATGCTTTCCATAGTTGCAATCACACTTTTTTTACAATTCGATTTTATTTATGAACTATTGACCAAAAATTTTAATCCAACAAGAATAATTACTGGGTTGGTTCTTTTTATTATTGCATTTTTTATTTTTAGATTCTACTTAAAAAAAGCAAATTCAGGTTTTCTATTAAAAATTAAAACCTTTATTTCTGGTTTAATTGAAGGCATTACAAGCATCTTTAAGTTAAAAAACAAATGGACATTTATATTTCATACCATTTTTATTTGGGCAATGTATGTAGCCATGTTTTGGGCAACAATTCCTGCAATTGAAGGTTTAAATGTTCCTATAGGTGGAATTTTAATTGGTTTTATTGCTGGTGGGTTTGCCATTGCTGCAACAAATGGTGGCATTGGTTTATATCCAGTTGCTGTTGCTGGAGCTTTAGCTTTATTCGGAATTTCAGAAGAACCTGCAATCGCTTTCGGGTGGATTATGTGGACCGCACAAACAGCCATGATTGTAATTTTTGGAGGTTTGGCATTTTTACTATTGCCTATCTATAATAGAAAACAAACTTTAATTCCCAAAAATTAA
- a CDS encoding DUF4349 domain-containing protein has protein sequence MKHQLVKKSAKKIFFTFILTLFIACSQHNLDNEEITIHKNEVKSNNKKNNNSNTITLQNLKIIKSASSRYKVENVEQATAKIKSLATKFNGYISDLQFRNNTYAIENNFTIKIPQEHFDVVMDSIKNTVAFVEFENITTKDVTEEYIDLETRLKTKKEIKERYETILRKSAKTVKDILLTEEKLRIIQEEIEATFGRLKYLKSSISYSTIKINLYETVEYKKGFQNHKNGFWAKVKKGFSGGWDILSTLIIGFVTIWPILLIGIGVFLFFKKRK, from the coding sequence ATGAAACATCAATTGGTAAAAAAATCAGCTAAAAAAATTTTCTTTACATTTATTCTTACACTTTTTATTGCATGTAGCCAGCATAATTTGGATAATGAAGAAATAACCATTCATAAAAATGAAGTTAAATCTAACAACAAAAAGAATAATAATTCTAACACAATTACGTTACAAAACCTTAAAATTATTAAATCTGCATCCAGCAGATATAAGGTTGAAAATGTAGAACAGGCAACTGCAAAAATTAAATCTTTGGCAACAAAATTCAATGGATATATTTCTGATTTGCAATTTAGAAATAATACATATGCCATAGAAAATAACTTTACAATTAAGATTCCACAAGAACATTTTGATGTGGTTATGGATTCAATAAAAAATACTGTAGCATTTGTAGAATTCGAAAACATTACAACCAAAGACGTTACAGAAGAATACATCGATTTAGAAACACGCTTAAAAACAAAAAAAGAAATAAAAGAACGTTATGAAACTATTTTAAGAAAAAGTGCAAAAACGGTTAAAGATATTTTACTTACGGAAGAAAAATTGCGAATTATTCAAGAAGAAATAGAAGCTACATTTGGTCGATTAAAATATTTAAAAAGTAGCATTTCTTATAGTACCATTAAGATAAACTTATATGAAACTGTGGAATATAAAAAGGGTTTCCAAAATCATAAAAATGGTTTTTGGGCAAAAGTAAAAAAAGGCTTTTCTGGAGGTTGGGATATTTTATCAACTCTAATTATTGGGTTTGTAACTATTTGGCCAATATTATTAATTGGAATTGGTGTTTTTCTATTCTTTAAAAAAAGAAAATAA
- a CDS encoding DUF4271 domain-containing protein has translation MQAIEKNLIDSSWITIVLVVLLALVVILKIIDSERLKGYVFALFNKGFIELEVEEAPSFLDAFYNTLFLFSTTTLSLILYTFLSKHNLAFETGFSSFSYVFLIVVGYFLVKWILEMLLSRLFLIKNTVRFYFVSKFSYLYSISFLLFILFVITMYSPLNSVVLFYATVFLFLVRLIFHITNNKNLIFSQLFYFILYICAFEIAPLFILFKLML, from the coding sequence GTGCAAGCAATAGAAAAAAATTTAATAGATTCCTCTTGGATAACCATAGTTTTGGTAGTGCTTTTGGCACTTGTTGTTATTTTAAAAATTATAGATTCAGAGCGTTTAAAAGGATATGTTTTTGCGTTGTTTAATAAGGGTTTTATAGAATTGGAAGTAGAGGAAGCTCCTTCTTTTTTAGACGCATTTTACAACACGTTATTTTTATTTTCTACAACCACCTTGTCTTTAATTTTATACACTTTTTTAAGTAAGCATAATCTTGCATTCGAAACAGGTTTTTCTTCCTTTTCTTACGTTTTTTTAATTGTTGTTGGTTATTTTTTGGTAAAATGGATTCTAGAAATGTTACTTTCTCGATTATTTTTAATAAAAAATACTGTTAGATTTTATTTCGTTTCCAAATTTAGTTATTTGTATTCCATTAGCTTTTTACTCTTTATTTTGTTCGTAATAACAATGTATAGCCCTTTAAATTCGGTTGTTTTATTTTATGCTACAGTATTTTTATTTTTAGTAAGGCTAATTTTTCATATTACAAATAACAAAAACCTGATTTTTAGCCAGTTGTTTTATTTTATTTTGTACATTTGCGCCTTTGAAATAGCACCGCTATTTATACTGTTTAAATTGATGCTTTAA
- the tyrS gene encoding tyrosine--tRNA ligase, whose amino-acid sequence MTNFVEELRWRGLLHDIMPDTEEYLLENKTAGYIGFDPTADSLHIGSLVQIFILKHFQNAGHNPIALIGGATGMVGDPSGKSAERNLLDEATLAKNIAGVRENLERFLNFDDSAENKAELVNNYDWMKDISLIDFVRDTGKHITVNYMMAKDSVKKRLSSESSVGMSFTEFTYQLFQGYDFYHLYKEKNCMLQMGGSDQWGNITTGTELIRRKAQGKAYAITVPLVTKADGTKFGKTEGGNVWLNADRTSPYKFYQYWLNSSDEDAENFIKKFTFLDKETIENLIAEHKENPHLRLLQKKLGEEVTTITHGKEAYENALKASNILFGKSTASDLKSLDEQTFLDVFDGVPQATVSTTDIEEGLDMIGALAAKTNFLNSNGEARRALKENAISVNKEKVKEDFTITKEDLIANKYVLLQRGKKTYYLLVVA is encoded by the coding sequence ATGACAAATTTTGTAGAAGAATTACGCTGGAGAGGATTATTGCACGATATAATGCCAGATACAGAAGAATATTTATTGGAAAATAAAACGGCTGGTTATATTGGGTTCGATCCAACTGCAGACTCGCTTCATATTGGTAGTTTGGTTCAAATTTTTATTTTGAAACATTTCCAAAATGCTGGGCACAACCCAATTGCTTTAATTGGTGGTGCAACTGGTATGGTTGGAGATCCTTCTGGGAAATCTGCCGAAAGAAATTTGTTAGATGAAGCAACTTTAGCAAAAAATATTGCTGGAGTTCGTGAAAATTTAGAACGTTTTTTAAATTTTGATGATTCTGCAGAAAATAAAGCTGAATTGGTAAACAATTACGATTGGATGAAAGATATTTCGTTAATCGATTTTGTGAGAGATACAGGAAAGCACATCACTGTAAATTACATGATGGCAAAAGATTCTGTAAAAAAACGTTTAAGTTCGGAATCTTCTGTGGGAATGAGTTTTACAGAATTTACGTATCAATTATTTCAAGGATACGATTTTTATCACTTATATAAAGAGAAAAATTGTATGTTGCAAATGGGTGGTTCCGACCAATGGGGAAATATTACTACTGGAACTGAATTAATCCGTAGAAAAGCACAAGGAAAAGCGTATGCAATTACAGTGCCTTTGGTTACAAAAGCAGATGGAACAAAATTTGGAAAAACCGAAGGTGGAAACGTTTGGTTGAATGCAGATAGAACTTCGCCTTATAAATTTTACCAGTATTGGTTAAATTCTTCGGATGAAGATGCAGAAAACTTTATTAAAAAGTTTACTTTTTTAGACAAAGAAACGATTGAAAATTTAATTGCAGAACATAAAGAGAACCCACATTTACGTTTGCTTCAAAAGAAATTAGGAGAGGAAGTAACTACCATAACACATGGAAAAGAAGCTTATGAAAATGCGTTAAAAGCGTCGAATATTTTATTCGGAAAATCTACAGCTTCCGATTTAAAATCTTTAGATGAACAAACATTTTTAGATGTTTTTGATGGGGTTCCTCAAGCAACAGTTTCTACTACAGATATTGAAGAAGGTTTAGATATGATTGGTGCTTTGGCTGCCAAAACCAATTTTTTAAATTCTAATGGTGAAGCAAGAAGAGCGTTAAAAGAAAATGCCATTTCTGTAAATAAAGAAAAAGTAAAAGAAGATTTTACGATTACAAAAGAAGATTTAATAGCGAATAAATATGTGTTGTTACAACGTGGTAAAAAGACCTATTACTTATTAGTTGTAGCATAA
- a CDS encoding uroporphyrinogen-III synthase — MKVKTILVSQPAPKTETSPYFDLSDKQKVKIDFRSFIHVEGIPVKEVRSQKVDFKNFTAIILTSRNAVDYFFKIAEEMRFKVPDDMKYFCQSEAVAYYLQKYVVYRKRKIYVGNRTFPDLMKLIKKHKTESFLLPSSDKLKPLVPEELDKLGVKWTRLNLYRTVVSDLSDLEDVFYDVLVFFSPSGIESLLQNFPDFKQNNTRIAAFGNSTVKAVTDAGLKCDIQAPTPETPSMTMALDKYIKSVNKK, encoded by the coding sequence ATGAAAGTGAAAACGATTTTAGTATCGCAACCTGCACCAAAGACAGAAACTTCTCCTTATTTTGATTTGTCTGATAAACAGAAAGTAAAGATAGATTTTAGATCTTTTATTCATGTAGAAGGCATTCCTGTAAAGGAAGTAAGGTCTCAAAAAGTTGATTTTAAAAATTTTACTGCCATTATTTTAACGAGTAGAAATGCAGTAGATTACTTTTTTAAAATTGCCGAAGAAATGCGTTTTAAAGTGCCAGATGATATGAAATATTTTTGTCAGTCGGAAGCTGTTGCTTACTATTTACAAAAATACGTTGTCTACAGAAAACGTAAAATTTATGTGGGAAATAGAACTTTTCCAGATTTAATGAAGTTGATAAAAAAACACAAAACAGAAAGTTTTTTGCTACCATCTTCAGACAAATTAAAACCATTAGTTCCAGAAGAATTAGACAAATTAGGTGTAAAATGGACACGTTTAAATTTGTACAGAACCGTTGTTAGCGATTTATCGGATTTAGAAGATGTTTTTTACGACGTTTTAGTATTCTTTAGTCCATCTGGAATAGAGTCTTTATTACAAAATTTCCCAGATTTTAAACAAAACAACACAAGAATAGCTGCCTTTGGAAATTCTACAGTAAAAGCAGTTACAGATGCTGGTTTAAAGTGCGATATACAAGCGCCAACACCAGAAACACCTTCTATGACTATGGCTTTAGATAAATATATAAAATCTGTAAATAAGAAATAA
- a CDS encoding dihydroorotase, which produces MEKSILIKNATIINENKTFTGDVLIENEIIKKVSAKISAPENAAIINAKGSYLIPGFIDDQVHFREPGLTHKANIATESKAAVAGGITTFIEMPNTVPQATTQDLLEDKFKIAAKDSYANYSFMFGGTNDNLEELLKTDPKKVAGIKLFLGSSTGNMLVDNEAVLEKIFSSTKMIISVHCEDEATIKKNTAEFIEKFGEDIPIKYHPIIRSEEACYLSSSKAIELAKKTGARLHIFHVSTAKETELFRNDIPLEEKQITAEVCVHHLWFSDKDYNEKGTHIKWNPAVKTEKDRLGLWEALLDDRIDVLATDHAPHTLEEKSNIYTKAPSGGPLVQHAVLAILEKVKEGIIPIEKAVEKMSHNPAKLFQIKKRGFIKEGFYADLVLINPNKPQTVSKENILYKCGWSPFEGTTFSSTITHTFVNGNLMYKNGVFNDKIKGKRITFNR; this is translated from the coding sequence ATGGAAAAATCAATTTTAATTAAAAACGCAACAATAATTAACGAAAATAAAACTTTTACAGGTGATGTTCTTATCGAAAACGAAATTATAAAAAAAGTTTCTGCTAAAATTTCTGCACCAGAAAATGCAGCAATTATTAATGCCAAAGGAAGTTATTTAATTCCTGGTTTTATAGACGATCAAGTACATTTTAGAGAACCTGGATTAACGCACAAAGCAAATATTGCAACAGAAAGCAAAGCTGCAGTTGCTGGCGGAATTACCACGTTTATAGAAATGCCAAACACAGTGCCACAAGCAACTACACAAGATTTATTGGAAGACAAATTTAAAATTGCTGCCAAAGATTCTTATGCAAATTATTCTTTTATGTTTGGTGGAACAAACGATAATTTAGAAGAATTACTAAAAACAGATCCTAAAAAAGTAGCAGGAATTAAACTGTTCTTAGGTTCTTCTACAGGAAATATGTTAGTAGATAATGAAGCGGTTTTAGAAAAGATTTTCTCTTCTACAAAAATGATTATTTCTGTACATTGTGAAGATGAAGCAACGATTAAAAAAAATACAGCCGAATTTATCGAGAAATTTGGAGAAGACATTCCAATTAAATACCACCCAATAATTAGAAGCGAAGAAGCATGTTATTTGTCTTCTTCTAAAGCCATTGAATTAGCAAAAAAAACGGGTGCAAGATTGCATATTTTTCATGTGTCAACAGCCAAAGAAACCGAACTTTTTAGAAATGATATTCCTTTAGAAGAAAAGCAAATTACAGCAGAAGTTTGTGTACATCATTTATGGTTTTCAGATAAAGATTATAACGAAAAAGGGACGCATATTAAATGGAATCCTGCTGTTAAAACAGAAAAAGACAGATTGGGTTTATGGGAAGCTTTGTTAGACGACAGGATTGATGTTTTGGCAACAGACCATGCACCACATACTTTAGAAGAAAAGTCGAATATTTACACAAAAGCGCCAAGTGGAGGTCCATTAGTGCAACATGCAGTATTGGCAATTTTAGAAAAAGTAAAAGAAGGTATAATTCCTATTGAAAAAGCAGTTGAAAAAATGAGCCATAATCCTGCTAAATTATTTCAAATTAAAAAAAGAGGGTTTATAAAAGAAGGTTTTTATGCAGATTTGGTTTTAATAAACCCAAACAAACCACAAACAGTTTCAAAAGAAAATATTTTATACAAATGTGGCTGGTCTCCTTTCGAAGGAACTACATTCTCATCAACAATAACACATACGTTTGTAAATGGAAATTTAATGTATAAAAATGGGGTTTTTAATGATAAAATTAAAGGAAAACGAATTACATTTAATAGATAA
- the radA gene encoding DNA repair protein RadA, with the protein MAKTKTTFFCQNCGTQHAKWVGQCGACKEWNTIVEEIIQKEEKRVWKQSTTAKQTINKPLKIADIQLNPEERVVTNNNELDTVLGGGLVKGSVTLLGGEPGIGKSTLLLQVALNISQKVLYVSGEESQSQIKMRAERLDAKNSNCLILTETNTQQIFKNIEETEPEVLVIDSIQTLHTHNIEASPGSISQIRETSAELIKFAKETATPVLLIGHINKEGNIAGPKILEHMVDVVLQFEGDRNHTYRILRSQKNRFGSTSELGIYEMLSNGLREISNPSEILISKKDADLSGTAIASTLEGIRPLMIEIQALVSTAVYGTPQRSTTGYNLKRLHMILAVLEKRAGFKLGAKDVFLNITGGINVDDPAIDLAVVAAILSSNQDIAINPNVCFAAEVGLAGEIRPVSKINQRILEAEKLGYKTFVASKYNKISSKNHGIRLVLVGKIEEAFATLFA; encoded by the coding sequence ATGGCCAAAACCAAAACAACTTTTTTCTGTCAGAATTGTGGAACGCAACACGCAAAATGGGTTGGGCAATGTGGCGCTTGTAAAGAATGGAATACCATTGTAGAAGAAATTATCCAAAAAGAAGAAAAACGCGTTTGGAAACAATCTACAACTGCAAAACAAACTATAAATAAACCTTTAAAAATTGCTGATATTCAGCTAAATCCAGAAGAAAGAGTTGTTACAAACAACAACGAATTAGACACAGTTTTAGGTGGTGGTTTGGTAAAAGGTTCTGTAACGCTTTTAGGTGGAGAACCAGGAATTGGAAAATCGACCTTATTATTGCAAGTTGCCTTGAATATCAGTCAGAAAGTGCTGTATGTTTCTGGTGAAGAAAGCCAATCTCAAATAAAAATGAGAGCCGAAAGATTGGATGCAAAAAATTCTAATTGTTTAATTCTTACAGAAACAAATACACAGCAAATCTTCAAAAATATTGAAGAAACCGAACCCGAAGTTTTAGTAATCGATTCTATACAAACTTTACACACCCATAATATTGAAGCTTCTCCAGGAAGTATTTCTCAAATTAGAGAAACTTCTGCAGAACTCATAAAATTCGCCAAGGAAACTGCCACTCCTGTTTTATTAATTGGACATATAAACAAAGAAGGAAATATTGCTGGCCCAAAAATTTTAGAACACATGGTAGATGTTGTTTTACAATTTGAAGGCGATAGAAACCATACCTATAGAATTTTAAGAAGTCAAAAAAACAGATTTGGTTCTACCTCTGAATTAGGGATTTACGAAATGCTCTCTAACGGATTAAGAGAAATTTCTAATCCATCTGAAATTTTAATTTCTAAAAAGGACGCCGATTTAAGTGGAACAGCCATTGCAAGTACTTTAGAAGGAATTAGACCTTTAATGATTGAAATTCAGGCACTAGTTTCTACAGCAGTTTATGGAACTCCACAACGTTCTACAACAGGTTATAATTTAAAACGTTTGCATATGATTTTGGCTGTTTTAGAAAAAAGAGCTGGTTTTAAATTGGGCGCAAAAGATGTTTTTTTAAATATTACTGGAGGCATAAATGTAGACGATCCTGCAATAGATTTGGCAGTGGTTGCAGCCATTTTATCTTCTAACCAAGACATTGCAATTAACCCTAATGTATGTTTCGCAGCAGAAGTTGGTTTGGCTGGAGAAATAAGACCAGTTTCAAAAATTAACCAGCGAATTTTAGAAGCAGAAAAATTGGGTTACAAAACCTTTGTGGCTTCTAAATACAATAAAATTTCTTCTAAAAACCATGGAATAAGATTGGTTTTGGTTGGTAAAATTGAGGAAGCTTTTGCTACTTTGTTTGCCTAG